In the genome of Drosophila pseudoobscura strain MV-25-SWS-2005 chromosome 3, UCI_Dpse_MV25, whole genome shotgun sequence, one region contains:
- the LOC117183537 gene encoding uncharacterized protein, translated as MYVMSSTPNVLVYLLVMSYCVVKIACRVEFTNIKCNSEDKEFSDFEYCYLKSVNRSYKYLSLKVNLFQVPVTKFSTKFGLYKRFSGYKPFLYNFTVNGCNFLKRPKSFPVVSYFYEIFKDYSNMNHSCPYDHDIIVDKLTIERINNRFSKTLTFPEGDYMFEFHFLAYGINRAVVKVYFTLS; from the exons ATGTACGTGATGAGTTCTACTCCCAATGTTTTGGTGTACCTCCTGGTCATGTCCTATTGTGTCGTAAAG ATCGCTTGTCGAGTGGAGTTCACGAACATAAAGTGCAATTCTGAGGACAAGGAATTCTCCGATTTTGAATATTGTTACCTGAAATCTGTGAACCGGAGCTACAAATATCTATCGCTGAAAGTCAATCTGTTTCAAGTTCCCGTTACCAAATTCTCG ACAAAATTTGGACTGTACAAGCGATTCAGTGGATATAAACCTTTCCTTTACAATTTCACTGTGAATGGCTGCAATTTCCTTAAACGTCCAAAATCCTTCCCCGTCGTAAGTTATTTTTATGAGATCTTCAAAGACTATTCAAATATGAATCATTCATGTCCCTACGAT CATGATATAATAGTGGATAAGCTTACCATCGAGCGGATCAATAACCGATTCTCAAAAACACTGACCTTTCCCGAGGGCGATTACATGTTCGAGTTCCACTTTCTGGCCTACGGCATCAACCGTGCGGTGGTTAAAGTATATTTCACCCTTTCGTGA
- the LOC6898801 gene encoding uncharacterized protein: FVQPITNISKIACRVEFTNVKCNSLDKEFSDFEYCYLKSVNRTYKYLSLKVNLFQVPVTNVSTKIGLYKRFSGYKPFLYNLTVDACKFLKHQKTFPIVSYFYELIKDFSNMNHSCPYDHDLLLDKLTIEHINNRFSKTLDFPSGDYLIHLHFLAYGINRAVVKIYFTLS; the protein is encoded by the exons tttgtacaacCAATTACAAACATCTCAAAGATCGCTTGTCGAGTGGAGTTCACGAACGTAAAGTGCAATTCTTTGGACAAGGAGTTCTCCGATTTTGAATATTGTTATCTGAAATCTGTGAACCGGACCTACAAGTATCTATCGCTGAAAGTCAATCTGTTTCAAGTTCCCGTTACCAATGTCTCG ACGAAAATAGGACTGTACAAGCGATTCAGTGGATATAAACCATTCCTTTACAATTTAACTGTGGATGCCTGCAAATTCCTCAAACATCAAAAAACCTTTCCCATTGTATCATATTTTTATGAGTTAATTAAAGATTTTTCAAATATGAATCATTCATGTCCCTACGAT caTGATCTACTATTGGATAAGCTTACCATCGAGCATATCAATAACCGATTCTCGAAAACTCTGGACTTTCCCTCGGGCGATTACTTGATCCACTTGCACTTTCTGGCCTACGGCATCAACCGTGCGGTggttaaaatatatttcacccTTTCGTGA
- the LOC6898802 gene encoding zinc finger protein 60, which produces MSWPGKLLITFENFTAGLAALANEKNATPCPSCCDCNCKCCRGLIQKYVAFNGEPVAPSSTAGDVQKMMLFSTADMMLLLQSAQARDNFWTNNFYKANLHGDYQAIGDAFTSKRRQVDLGKLVGIMDTITTGYRRAVGLLAGTEAHAALRPKAVAPFYPGLRCGCLDCEKWPWRTLKQVEAHQREHNMGDNWHCQICYRSFYLQHMICSHLRRSVRRGGFGQLMENETYKQLLEDQRQQEGQSSRAPPNIQEMTISMPQGVHLDFIKELKVGPLRRKRCTLSKCPRCKHEYHFPFSHQLHMRRHQEQGKDTMTPCPTCWRSFRTRLCLLKHQKRARMACRLRYRPFSCRSCRWRFQIWSALRAHVHRLHQRRKPCLICQKPTVSRCCCAHSAKECREAIKKHREQLRLQRGPPKVNRKQPKPVCSICSQEFGNNFLLKVHMNKKHLHRRDFSCEMCGLAFYSQGLMQVHRKAVHLMTKKIHCKVCDLTIKDKSNYRRHCQSQRHLDKLGQEAKDRGETLEIKSFKIRKPNVPVHCAPCGVTLKSDINQHLQTIKHKRNYTKSKAIKAEREDSLEQSNERQDAVGSEPCRFQKPEKVSYCDTCNHTIIGTMHRHFKSKKHRDKMISVQEKRATKGDS; this is translated from the coding sequence ATGTCATGGCCTGGAAAATTGTTAATAACGTTTGAAAACTTCACCGCTGGCTTGGCAGCTTTGGCAAATGAGAAAAATGCAACGCCCTGTCCCAGCTGCTGTGACTGCAATTGTAAATGCTGTCGGGGACTCATACAAAAGTACGTGGCCTTCAATGGAGAACCTGTTGCTCCCTCCTCTACTGCTGGCGATGTCCAGAAAATGATGCTCTTCAGCACAGCGGACATGATGCTGTTGCTACAGTCGGCCCAGGCGCGCGACAATTTCTGGACCAATAATTTCTACAAGGCCAATCTTCATGGAGATTATCAGGCGATTGGTGATGCCTTTACATCGAAGCGGAGACAGGTTGATCTTGGGAAGCTAGTGGGAATTATGGACACCATTACAACTGGCTATCGACGCGCGGTGGGCCTTCTTGCTGGAACCGAGGCCCATGCAGCGCTCCGACCAAAGGCAGTAGCCCCATTCTATCCAGGTCTGCGTTGCGGCTGCCTAGATTGTGAGAAATGGCCCTGGCGAACCCTTAAGCAGGTGGAGGCGCATCAGCGTGAGCACAATATGGGCGACAATTGGCACTGTCAGATCTGCTATCGAAGCTTCTACCTTCAACACATGATCTGCTCCCACCTTAGGAGGAGCGTAAGGCGAGGCGGCTTCGGACAGCTAATGGAGAACGAAACCTACAAACAGCTGCTGGAGGACCAACGTCAACAGGAAGGGCAATCGAGCCGGGCGCCTCCTAATATCCAGGAGATGACAATCAGCATGCCGCAGGGCGTCCATCTCGATTTCATAAAGGAACTAAAAGTGGGCCCTTTGAGACGTAAACGTTGCACTCTTAGCAAATGTCCGCGATGTAAACACGAGTATCACTTTCCTTTCAGCCATCAGCTTCACATGCGCCGTCATCAAGAACAGGGAAAGGATACGATGACACCTTGCCCCACCTGTTGGCGGTCTTTCCGTACGCGTCTTTGTCTTCTGAAGCATCAGAAAAGAGCTCGCATGGCATGTCGTCTGAGATACCGGCCGTTCAGTTGTCGCAGCTGCCGCTGGAGATTCCAAATATGGTCTGCCCTGAGGGCCCATGTGCACAGGCTGCATCAGCGAAGGAAACCATGTCTGATATGCCAGAAGCCCACAGTGAGTCGATGTTGCTGCGCCCACTCTGCCAAAGAGTGCCGTGAGGCCATCAAGAAGCATCGAGAGCAGTTGCGCCTGCAGCGTGGACCCCCGAAGGTGAACAGAAAGCAGCCCAAACCGGTGTGCAGCATCTGCTCGCAAGAGTTTGGCAACAACTTCCTTCTGAAAGTGCACATGAATAAAAAGCATTTACACCGGCGCGATTTTTCATGCGAAATGTGTGGATTGGCATTCTACAGTCAGGGCTTGATGCAAGTCCACCGAAAAGCGGTCCATCTAATGACTAAGAAAATTCACTGCAAGGTCTGTGATCTCACCATCAAGGATAAGAGCAATTATAGGCGCCactgccagagccagagacaccTGGATAAGTTGGGCCAAGAAGCCAAGGACCGGGGCGAAACCTTAGAGATAAAGTCTTTCAAAATCCGGAAACCAAATGTTCCAGTTCACTGTGCGCCGTGTGGTGTCACACTCAAAAGCGATATCAATCAGCATCTCCAGACTATTAAGCATAAGCgaaattatacaaaatcaaaagcaattAAAGCGGAAAGAGAAGATTCCTTGGAACAATCCAACGAGCGACAGGATGCTGTTGGCTCGGAGCCGTGTAGATTCCAGAAACCCGAAAAAGTGAGCTACTGCGACACCTGTAATCATACGATCATTGGAACTATGCACAGGCACTTCAAATCAAAAAAGCATAGGGATAAGATGATAAGTGTCCAAGAAAAAAGAGCGACCAAGGGGGATTCTTAA